Proteins from a genomic interval of Gossypium hirsutum isolate 1008001.06 chromosome A09, Gossypium_hirsutum_v2.1, whole genome shotgun sequence:
- the LOC121206009 gene encoding uncharacterized protein, with translation MRIEKEYDAHLCIVLQVLREKQLYAKFSKRFIEGFSLIAAPLTKLLRRWVLFNWTDKQQESFEKLKDVLTKAPVLIQPDKANVVADALSRRAVSALRAIFARLNLFDDGSLLAELQTDGQSERVIQILEDILRGSVNDFRGSWEDYLPLAEFAYNNSYPSKLISDTEDKVKLIRYRLKEASDRQKSCADLKRKKIEYSVGDYVFVKVSPWKKILRFGRKGKLSSRRYRSDPSHIVSVEEIEVGPDLTIEEEPVQILDLDVKVLRKKSILMVKVLWRNHSLEEAMWEPEEVVRQQYPHLF, from the exons ATGAG AATTGAGAAGGAGTACGATGCACATCTTTGCATTGTTTTGCAAGTTCTAAGGGAAAAGCAGctttatgcaaagttcagcaa ACGTTTTATTGAAGGATTTtcattgattgctgcacctctaaCTAAGTTACTACGTAGATGGGTACTGTTTAATTGGACTGATaagcagcaagagagttttgagaaactgaaggaTGTTTTGACTAAGGCCCCTgttttgatacagccaga taaagctaatgtggtagctgacgcaCTGAGTCGTAGGGCTGTATCTGCTTTGAGAGCAATATTTGCTCGTCTCAACCTAttcgatgatggtagcttgttagctgaaCTGCAA acggatgggcagtcagagagggtgattcagatactggaagaCATCTTAAGAGGTAGTGTAAATGATTTTAGAGGCAGCTGGGAGGATTATttgccgttggcagagtttgcttataacaacagctaCCCGtcca AATTAATTTCTGATACCGAAGATAAGGTGAAACTGATTAGATACCGGttaaaggaagcatctgataggcagaagtcttGTGCAGACTTGAAGCGTAAAAAGATCGAGTACTCTGTGGGGGATTATGTCTTTGtcaaagtctcaccatggaagaaaattttgaggtttGGGCGGAAAGGCAAGCTTAGCtctag GCGGTATCGTTCTGATCCCTCACACATTGTATCAGTTGAGGAAATCGAGGTTGGACCTGATTTGACTATCGAGGAGGAACCGGTACAGATATTGGATCTTGATGTAAAGGTATTAAGAAAGAAATCTATTCTAATGGTcaaagtactttggcgtaatcacagtttAGAGGAAGCCATGTGGGAGCCTGAGGAGGTGGTGCGGCAGCAATACCCTCACTTATTCTGA